The proteins below are encoded in one region of Meriones unguiculatus strain TT.TT164.6M chromosome 18, Bangor_MerUng_6.1, whole genome shotgun sequence:
- the Madd gene encoding MAP kinase-activating death domain protein isoform X11: MVQKKFCPRLLDYLVIVGARHPSSDSVAQTPELLRRYPLEDHPEFPLPPDVVFFCQPEGCLSVRQRRASLRDDTSFVFTLTDKDTGVTRYGICVNFYRSFQKRAPKEKAESGAAPRGKEGPHAPCASEELAPASSEGTSTLQPPGADSTPDVSQSPRGKRRAKAGSRSRNSTLTSLCVLSHHPFFSAFRECLYTLKRLVDCCSERLLGKKPGIPRGVQRDTMWRIFTGSLLVEEKSSALLHDLREIEAWIYRLLRSPVPVSGQKRVDIEVLPPELQPALTFALPDPSRFTLVDFPLHLPLELLGVDACLQVLTCILLEHKVVLQSRDYNALSMSVMAFVAMIYPLEYMFPVIPLLPTCMASAEQLLLAPTPYIIGVPASFFLYKLDFKMPDDVWLVDLDSNRVIAPTNAEVLPILPEPESIELKKHLKQALASMSLNTQPILNLEKFHEGQEIPLLLGRPSSDLQSTPSTEFNPLIYGNDVDSVDVATRVAMVRFFNSANVLQGFQMHTRTLRLFPRPVVAFQAGSFLASRPRQTPFAEKLARTQAVEYFGEWTLNPTNYAFQRIHNNMFDPALIGDKPKWYAHQLQPIRYRVYDGNSQLAEALSVPPEHDSESDPTDDSGSDSMEYDDSSSSYSSLGDFVSEMMKCDINGDTPNVDPLTHAALGDASEVEIDELQTQKEGEEPGPDSENSQENPPLRSSSSTTASSSPSTVIHGAHSEPAESTEMDDKAAPGSSKPLPPVPPSICRSTVDRRQTETGEGSVCQRTYDNPHFEPQYGSPPEEDDDEQGESYTPRFSQHVSGHRAQKLLRPNSLKLASDSDAESDSRASSPNSTVSNTSTEGFGGIMSFASSLYRNHSTSFSLSNLALPTKGAREKSTPFPSLKVFGLNTLMEIVTEAGPGSGEGNRRALVDQKSSVIKHSPTVKREPPSPQGRSSNSSENQQFLKEVVHSVLDGQGVGWLNMKKVRRLLESEQLRVFVLSKLNRAVQSEDDARQDVIQDVEISRKVYKGMLDLLKCTVLSLEQSYAHAGLGGMASIFALLEIAQTHYYSKEPDKRKRSPTENVNTPVGKDPGLAGRGDPKAMAQLRVPQLGPRAPSATGKGPKELDTRSLKEENFVASVGQEVIKPAFDLGETEEKRSQVSADSGVSLTSASQRTDPDSVISVSPAVMIRSSSQDSEVSTVVSNSSGETLGADSDLSSTAGDGPGGEGSAHLASSRATLSDSEIETNSATSTIFGKAHSLKPKEKLAGSPVRSSEDVSQRVYLYEGLLGKERSTLWDQMQFWEDAFLDAVMLEREGMGMDQGPQEMIDRYLSLGEHDRKRLEDDEDRLLATLLHNLISYMLLMKVNKNDIRKKVRRLMGKSHIGLVYSQQINEVLDQLTNLNGRDLSIRSSGSRHMKKQTFVVHAGTDTNGDIFFMEVCDDCVVLRSNIGTVYERWWYEKLINMTYCPKTKVLCLWRRNGSETQLNKFYTKKCRELYYCVKDSMERAAARQQSIKPGPELGGEFPVQDMKTGEGGLLQVTLEGINLKFMHNQVFIELNHIKKCNTVRGVFVLEEFVPEIKEVVSHKYKTPMAHEICYSVLCLFSYVAAVRSSEEELRTPPRPVSS, from the exons ATGGTGCAAAAGAAGTTCTGCCCTCGGTTACTTGACTACCTAGTGATCGTAGGGGCGAG GCACCCGAGCAGCGACAGCGTGGCTCAGACTCCTGAGCTGCTGCGGCGGTACCCGCTGGAGGATCACCCCGAGTTCCCCCTGCCCCCGGATGTGGTGTTCTTCTGCCAGCCCGAGGGCTGCCTGAGTGTGCGGCAGCGGCGCGCCAGCCTGCGGGACGACACGTCCTTCGTCTTCACCCTGACCGACAAGGACACGGGAGTCACCCGCTACGGCATCTGCGTCAACTTCTACCGTTCCTTCCAGAAGCGAGCGCCAAAGGAAAAGGCGGAGAGCGGAGCGGCCCCCCGCGGGAAGGAAGGGCCCCATGCCCCCTGTGCCTCGGAAGAACTTGCCCCTGCGAGCTCCGAGGGCACCTCGACCTTGCAGCCTCCTGGTGCTGACTCCACCCCCGACGTGAGCCAGTCTCCTCGGGGCAAACGCCGGGCCAAAGCTGGCAGTCGCTCCCGCAACAGCACCCTGACGTCCCTGTGCGTGCTGAGCCACCACCCCTTCTTCTCTGCCTTCAGAGAGTGTCTGTACACTCTCAAACGTCTGGTAGACTGCTGCAGTGAACGGCTGCTGGGCAAGAAGCCGGGCATCCCTCGGGGGGTACAGAG GGACACCATGTGGCGAATCTTTACTGGATCGCTGCTAGTGGAGGAGAAGTCCAGTGCCCTTCTGCACGACCTCCGAGAGATTGAGGCCTGGATCTACCGGTTGCTACGCTCCCCAGTACCTGTCTCTGGGCAGAAGCGAGTGGACATCGAGGTCCTTCCCCCGGAACTGCAGCCGGCCCTGACGTTTGCTCTTCCCGACCCCTCTCGATTCACCCTAGTGGATTTCCCGCTTCATCTTCCCTTGGAACTTCTGGGTGTGGACGCTTGTCTTCAGGTGCTAACTTGCATCCTGTTGGAGCATAAG GTGGTGCTTCAGTCCCGAGACTACAATGCTCTCTCCATGTCTGTGATGGCGTTTGTGGCAATGATCTACCCCCTGGAGTACATGTTCCCAGTCATTCCACTGCTGCCCACCTGCATGGCGTCGGCAGAGCAG CTACTCTTGGCTCCAACCCCATACATCATTGGAGTTCCTGCCAGCTTCTTCCTCTACAAACTAGACTTCAAAATGCCCGATGACGTGTGGCTAGTGGATCTGGACAGTAATAGG GTGATTGCCCCCACCAATGCGGAAGTGCTACCCATCCTGCCAGAACCAGAATCAATAGAGCTgaaaaaacacttaaagcag GCCCTGGCTAGCATGAGTCTCAACACCCAGCCCATCCTTAATCTGGAGAAATTCCATGAGGGCCAGGAGATCCCGCTTCTCTTGGGAAGGCCTTCTAGTGACCTTCAGTCCACGCCTTCAACGGAATTCAATCCACTCATTTATGGCAATGATGTCGATTCAGTCGATGTTGCAACGAG AGTGGCCATGGTACGTTTCTTCAACTCTGCTAACGTGCTGCAGGGCTTTCAGATGCACACACGTACCCTTCGACTCTTTCCCCGGCCTGTGGTCGCTTTCCAAGCTGGCTCCTTTCTGGCCTCACGTCCCCGGCAGACTCCCTTTGCTGAGAAACTGGCCAGGACTCAAGCTGTGGAGTACTTTGGAGAATGGACCCTGAACCCCACTAACTATGCCTTTCAGCGGATTCACAACA ATATGTTTGATCCAGCTCTTATTGGAGACAAGCCAAAGTGGTATGCTCACCAGCTGCAGCCCATCCGTTATCGAGTCTATGATGGCAATTCTCAGCTGGCTGAGGCCCTGAGTGTGCCCCCCGAGCATGATTCTGAATCTGACCCCACTGATGACAG TGGCAGCGATAGCATGGAGTATGATGACTCAAGCTCTTcttactcctcccttggggactTTGTCAGTGAAATGATGAAATGTGACATCAACGGTGATACTCCCA ATGTGGACCCTCTGACACATGCAGCCCTTGGAGATGCCAGTGAGGTGGAGATTGATGAGCTGCAGAcccagaaggagggagaggagcctGGTCCAGACAGCGAGAACTCTCAGGAAAATCCTCCGCTGCGCTCCAGCTCCAGCACCACTGCCAGCAGCAGCCCAAGCACAGTCATCCACGGTGCCCACTCT GAACCTGCTGAGTCTACAGAAATGGATGATAAGGCAGCACCAGGCAGctccaagcccctccctcccGTGCCTCCCAGCATTTGCAGATCTACTGTGGACAGGAGACAGACTGAGACTGGAGAGGGGTCAGTGTGCCAGCGAACCTATGACAATCCACACTTCGAGCCACAATATGGCTCGCCCCCTGAGGAAGATGATGATGAGCAGGGGGAAAGCTACACTCCCCGATTCAGCCAACATGTCAGTGGCCATCG GGCTCAAAAGCTGCTGCGGCCCAACAGCTTGAAACTGGCAAGTGACTCAGACGCAGAGTCAGACTCCCGAGCAAGCTCTCCCAACTCCACTGTCTCCAACACCAGCACCGAGGGCTTTGGGGGCATCATGTCTTTTGCTA GCAGCCTGTATCGGAACCACAGTACGAGCTTCAGTCTTTCAAACCTCGCACTGCCCACCAAAGGAGCCCGAGAGAAGAGTACACCGTTCCCCAGTCTGAAAG TATTTGGGCTAAATACTCTAATGGAGATTGTTACTGAAGCCGGCCCTGGGAGTGGTGAAG GAAACAGGAGGGCCTTGGTGGACCAGAAGTCATCTGTCATTAAACACAGCCCAACCGTCAAAAGAGAACCTCCGTCCCCTCAGGGCCGGTCCAGCAATTCTAG CGAGAACCAGCAGTTCCTGAAGGAAGTGGTACACAGTGTGCTGGATGGCCAGGGAGTAGGCTGGCTCAATATGAAGAAAGTACGCCGGCTGCTGGAGAGTGAGCAGCTTCGGGTCTTCGTACTGAGCAAGCTGAACCGCGCAGTGCAGTCCGAGGACGACGCCCGGCAGGATGTCATCCAAGACGTG GAGATCAGTCGGAAGGTGTACAAGGGGATGCTAGACCTCCTGAAGTGCACAGTCCTCAGCCTCGAGCAGTCCTATGCCCACGCAGGTCTGGGCGGCATGGCCAGCATCTTTGCACTTTTGGAGATTGCCCAGACCCACTACTATAGTAAAG AACCAGACAAGCGGAAGAGAAGTCCAACAGAGAATGTAAATACCCCAGTTGGCAAAGATCCTGGTCTGGCTGGGCGGGGGGACCCAAAGGCTATGGCCCAGCTAAGGGTCCCTCAGCTGGGTCCTCGGGCACCAAGTGCTACAGGAAAGGGTCCTAAAGAACTGGATACCAGAAGCTTAAAGGAAGAGAATTTTGTAGCATCGGTTG GGCAAGAGGTGATCAAGCCTGCCTTTGACCTTGGTGAGACAGAAGAGAAAAGGTCCCAGGTCAGCGCAGACAGCGGTGTGAGCCtgacctctgcttcccag AGGACTGATCCAGACTCTGTCATCAGTGTGAGTCCAGCTGTTATGATCCGCAGCTCCAGTCAGGATTCTGAAGTTAGCACCGTG gtgagTAATAGTTCTGGAGAGACGCTCGGAGCAGACAGCGACCTGAGCAGCACGGCAGGTGACGGGCCAGGAGGAGAAGGCAGTGCCCACTTGGCGAGTTCTCGAGCCACTCTGTCTGATAGCGAAATCGAAACCAATTCCGCCACAAGCACCATCTTT GGTAAAGCTCATAGCTTGAAGCCAAAGGAGAAGCTGGCAGGCAGTCCAGTCCGCTCTTCCGAAGACGTAAGCCAGCGAGTCTATCTCTACGAGGGACTGCTAG GCAAAGAGCGTTCTACTTTATGGGACCAAATGCAGTTCTGGGAAGATGCATTCTTAGATGCTGTGATGTTGGAAAGAGAAGGGATGGGTATGGACCAGGGTCCTCAGGAAATGATTGACAG GTACCTGTCCCTAGGAGAGCATGACCGGAAGCGCCTGGAGGATGATGAAGACCGCTTGCTGGCCACACTGTTACACAACCTCATCTCCTATATGCTCCTGATGAAG GTGAACAAGAACGACATCAGGAAGAAAGTACGGCGCCTAATGGGAAAGTCCCACATTGGGCTGGTATACAGCCAACAAATCAATGAGGTGCTTGATCAGCTGACGAACCTG AACGGGCGTGACCTCTCTATCCGCTCCAGCGGCAGCCGGCACATGAAGAAGCAGACATTTGTTGTGCATGCGGGGACGGACACAAATGGAGATATCTTTTTCATGGAA GTGTGTGATGACTGTGTGGTGTTACGCAGTAACATTGGGACTGTGTATGAGCGCTGGTGGTATGAGAAGCTCATCAACATGACCTACTGTCCCAAGACCAAGGTCTTGTGTTTGTGGCGTAGGAACGGCTCTGAGACCCAGCTCAACAAGTTCTATACCAAGAAG TGTCGAGAGCTGTACTACTGCGTGAAGGACAGCATGGAGCGGGCCGCTGCCAGACAACAGAGCATCAAGCCCG GACCTGAACTAGGTGGTGAGTTCCCTGTGCAGGACATGAAGACTGGAGAGGGTGGCTTGCTCCAAGTCACCCTGGAAGGGATCAATCTCAAGTTCATGCACAACCAG GTTTTCATAGAGCTGAATCACATTAAAAAGTGCAATACAGTTCGAGGCGTCTTTGTCCTGGAAGAATTTG TTCCTGAAATTAAAGAAGTGGTGAGCCACAAGTACAAGACACCAATG GCCCACGAGATCTGCTACTCTGTGTTGTGTCTCTTCTCATATGTGGCTGCAGTCCGTAGCAGCGAAGAAGAACTCCGAACCCCACCTCGGCCTGTCTCTAGCTGA
- the Madd gene encoding MAP kinase-activating death domain protein isoform X33 — MVQKKFCPRLLDYLVIVGARHPSSDSVAQTPELLRRYPLEDHPEFPLPPDVVFFCQPEGCLSVRQRRASLRDDTSFVFTLTDKDTGVTRYGICVNFYRSFQKRAPKEKAESGAAPRGKEGPHAPCASEELAPASSEGTSTLQPPGADSTPDVSQSPRGKRRAKAGSRSRNSTLTSLCVLSHHPFFSAFRECLYTLKRLVDCCSERLLGKKPGIPRGVQRDTMWRIFTGSLLVEEKSSALLHDLREIEAWIYRLLRSPVPVSGQKRVDIEVLPPELQPALTFALPDPSRFTLVDFPLHLPLELLGVDACLQVLTCILLEHKVVLQSRDYNALSMSVMAFVAMIYPLEYMFPVIPLLPTCMASAEQLLLAPTPYIIGVPASFFLYKLDFKMPDDVWLVDLDSNRVIAPTNAEVLPILPEPESIELKKHLKQALASMSLNTQPILNLEKFHEGQEIPLLLGRPSSDLQSTPSTEFNPLIYGNDVDSVDVATRVAMVRFFNSANVLQGFQMHTRTLRLFPRPVVAFQAGSFLASRPRQTPFAEKLARTQAVEYFGEWTLNPTNYAFQRIHNNMFDPALIGDKPKWYAHQLQPIRYRVYDGNSQLAEALSVPPEHDSESDPTDDSGSDSMEYDDSSSSYSSLGDFVSEMMKCDINGDTPNVDPLTHAALGDASEVEIDELQTQKEGEEPGPDSENSQENPPLRSSSSTTASSSPSTVIHGAHSEPAESTEMDDKAAPGSSKPLPPVPPSICRSTVDRRQTETGEGAQKLLRPNSLKLASDSDAESDSRASSPNSTVSNTSTEGFGGIMSFASSLYRNHSTSFSLSNLALPTKGAREKSTPFPSLKGNRRALVDQKSSVIKHSPTVKREPPSPQGRSSNSSENQQFLKEVVHSVLDGQGVGWLNMKKVRRLLESEQLRVFVLSKLNRAVQSEDDARQDVIQDVEISRKVYKGMLDLLKCTVLSLEQSYAHAGLGGMASIFALLEIAQTHYYSKEPDKRKRSPTENVNTPVGKDPGLAGRGDPKAMAQLRVPQLGPRAPSATGKGPKELDTRSLKEENFVASVGQEVIKPAFDLGETEEKRSQVSADSGVSLTSASQRTDPDSVISVSPAVMIRSSSQDSEVSNSSGETLGADSDLSSTAGDGPGGEGSAHLASSRATLSDSEIETNSATSTIFGKAHSLKPKEKLAGSPVRSSEDVSQRVYLYEGLLGKERSTLWDQMQFWEDAFLDAVMLEREGMGMDQGPQEMIDRYLSLGEHDRKRLEDDEDRLLATLLHNLISYMLLMKVNKNDIRKKVRRLMGKSHIGLVYSQQINEVLDQLTNLNGRDLSIRSSGSRHMKKQTFVVHAGTDTNGDIFFMEVCDDCVVLRSNIGTVYERWWYEKLINMTYCPKTKVLCLWRRNGSETQLNKFYTKKCRELYYCVKDSMERAAARQQSIKPGPELGGEFPVQDMKTGEGGLLQVTLEGINLKFMHNQVFIELNHIKKCNTVRGVFVLEEFVPEIKEVVSHKYKTPMAHEICYSVLCLFSYVAAVRSSEEELRTPPRPVSS; from the exons ATGGTGCAAAAGAAGTTCTGCCCTCGGTTACTTGACTACCTAGTGATCGTAGGGGCGAG GCACCCGAGCAGCGACAGCGTGGCTCAGACTCCTGAGCTGCTGCGGCGGTACCCGCTGGAGGATCACCCCGAGTTCCCCCTGCCCCCGGATGTGGTGTTCTTCTGCCAGCCCGAGGGCTGCCTGAGTGTGCGGCAGCGGCGCGCCAGCCTGCGGGACGACACGTCCTTCGTCTTCACCCTGACCGACAAGGACACGGGAGTCACCCGCTACGGCATCTGCGTCAACTTCTACCGTTCCTTCCAGAAGCGAGCGCCAAAGGAAAAGGCGGAGAGCGGAGCGGCCCCCCGCGGGAAGGAAGGGCCCCATGCCCCCTGTGCCTCGGAAGAACTTGCCCCTGCGAGCTCCGAGGGCACCTCGACCTTGCAGCCTCCTGGTGCTGACTCCACCCCCGACGTGAGCCAGTCTCCTCGGGGCAAACGCCGGGCCAAAGCTGGCAGTCGCTCCCGCAACAGCACCCTGACGTCCCTGTGCGTGCTGAGCCACCACCCCTTCTTCTCTGCCTTCAGAGAGTGTCTGTACACTCTCAAACGTCTGGTAGACTGCTGCAGTGAACGGCTGCTGGGCAAGAAGCCGGGCATCCCTCGGGGGGTACAGAG GGACACCATGTGGCGAATCTTTACTGGATCGCTGCTAGTGGAGGAGAAGTCCAGTGCCCTTCTGCACGACCTCCGAGAGATTGAGGCCTGGATCTACCGGTTGCTACGCTCCCCAGTACCTGTCTCTGGGCAGAAGCGAGTGGACATCGAGGTCCTTCCCCCGGAACTGCAGCCGGCCCTGACGTTTGCTCTTCCCGACCCCTCTCGATTCACCCTAGTGGATTTCCCGCTTCATCTTCCCTTGGAACTTCTGGGTGTGGACGCTTGTCTTCAGGTGCTAACTTGCATCCTGTTGGAGCATAAG GTGGTGCTTCAGTCCCGAGACTACAATGCTCTCTCCATGTCTGTGATGGCGTTTGTGGCAATGATCTACCCCCTGGAGTACATGTTCCCAGTCATTCCACTGCTGCCCACCTGCATGGCGTCGGCAGAGCAG CTACTCTTGGCTCCAACCCCATACATCATTGGAGTTCCTGCCAGCTTCTTCCTCTACAAACTAGACTTCAAAATGCCCGATGACGTGTGGCTAGTGGATCTGGACAGTAATAGG GTGATTGCCCCCACCAATGCGGAAGTGCTACCCATCCTGCCAGAACCAGAATCAATAGAGCTgaaaaaacacttaaagcag GCCCTGGCTAGCATGAGTCTCAACACCCAGCCCATCCTTAATCTGGAGAAATTCCATGAGGGCCAGGAGATCCCGCTTCTCTTGGGAAGGCCTTCTAGTGACCTTCAGTCCACGCCTTCAACGGAATTCAATCCACTCATTTATGGCAATGATGTCGATTCAGTCGATGTTGCAACGAG AGTGGCCATGGTACGTTTCTTCAACTCTGCTAACGTGCTGCAGGGCTTTCAGATGCACACACGTACCCTTCGACTCTTTCCCCGGCCTGTGGTCGCTTTCCAAGCTGGCTCCTTTCTGGCCTCACGTCCCCGGCAGACTCCCTTTGCTGAGAAACTGGCCAGGACTCAAGCTGTGGAGTACTTTGGAGAATGGACCCTGAACCCCACTAACTATGCCTTTCAGCGGATTCACAACA ATATGTTTGATCCAGCTCTTATTGGAGACAAGCCAAAGTGGTATGCTCACCAGCTGCAGCCCATCCGTTATCGAGTCTATGATGGCAATTCTCAGCTGGCTGAGGCCCTGAGTGTGCCCCCCGAGCATGATTCTGAATCTGACCCCACTGATGACAG TGGCAGCGATAGCATGGAGTATGATGACTCAAGCTCTTcttactcctcccttggggactTTGTCAGTGAAATGATGAAATGTGACATCAACGGTGATACTCCCA ATGTGGACCCTCTGACACATGCAGCCCTTGGAGATGCCAGTGAGGTGGAGATTGATGAGCTGCAGAcccagaaggagggagaggagcctGGTCCAGACAGCGAGAACTCTCAGGAAAATCCTCCGCTGCGCTCCAGCTCCAGCACCACTGCCAGCAGCAGCCCAAGCACAGTCATCCACGGTGCCCACTCT GAACCTGCTGAGTCTACAGAAATGGATGATAAGGCAGCACCAGGCAGctccaagcccctccctcccGTGCCTCCCAGCATTTGCAGATCTACTGTGGACAGGAGACAGACTGAGACTGGAGAGGG GGCTCAAAAGCTGCTGCGGCCCAACAGCTTGAAACTGGCAAGTGACTCAGACGCAGAGTCAGACTCCCGAGCAAGCTCTCCCAACTCCACTGTCTCCAACACCAGCACCGAGGGCTTTGGGGGCATCATGTCTTTTGCTA GCAGCCTGTATCGGAACCACAGTACGAGCTTCAGTCTTTCAAACCTCGCACTGCCCACCAAAGGAGCCCGAGAGAAGAGTACACCGTTCCCCAGTCTGAAAG GAAACAGGAGGGCCTTGGTGGACCAGAAGTCATCTGTCATTAAACACAGCCCAACCGTCAAAAGAGAACCTCCGTCCCCTCAGGGCCGGTCCAGCAATTCTAG CGAGAACCAGCAGTTCCTGAAGGAAGTGGTACACAGTGTGCTGGATGGCCAGGGAGTAGGCTGGCTCAATATGAAGAAAGTACGCCGGCTGCTGGAGAGTGAGCAGCTTCGGGTCTTCGTACTGAGCAAGCTGAACCGCGCAGTGCAGTCCGAGGACGACGCCCGGCAGGATGTCATCCAAGACGTG GAGATCAGTCGGAAGGTGTACAAGGGGATGCTAGACCTCCTGAAGTGCACAGTCCTCAGCCTCGAGCAGTCCTATGCCCACGCAGGTCTGGGCGGCATGGCCAGCATCTTTGCACTTTTGGAGATTGCCCAGACCCACTACTATAGTAAAG AACCAGACAAGCGGAAGAGAAGTCCAACAGAGAATGTAAATACCCCAGTTGGCAAAGATCCTGGTCTGGCTGGGCGGGGGGACCCAAAGGCTATGGCCCAGCTAAGGGTCCCTCAGCTGGGTCCTCGGGCACCAAGTGCTACAGGAAAGGGTCCTAAAGAACTGGATACCAGAAGCTTAAAGGAAGAGAATTTTGTAGCATCGGTTG GGCAAGAGGTGATCAAGCCTGCCTTTGACCTTGGTGAGACAGAAGAGAAAAGGTCCCAGGTCAGCGCAGACAGCGGTGTGAGCCtgacctctgcttcccag AGGACTGATCCAGACTCTGTCATCAGTGTGAGTCCAGCTGTTATGATCCGCAGCTCCAGTCAGGATTCTGAA gtgagTAATAGTTCTGGAGAGACGCTCGGAGCAGACAGCGACCTGAGCAGCACGGCAGGTGACGGGCCAGGAGGAGAAGGCAGTGCCCACTTGGCGAGTTCTCGAGCCACTCTGTCTGATAGCGAAATCGAAACCAATTCCGCCACAAGCACCATCTTT GGTAAAGCTCATAGCTTGAAGCCAAAGGAGAAGCTGGCAGGCAGTCCAGTCCGCTCTTCCGAAGACGTAAGCCAGCGAGTCTATCTCTACGAGGGACTGCTAG GCAAAGAGCGTTCTACTTTATGGGACCAAATGCAGTTCTGGGAAGATGCATTCTTAGATGCTGTGATGTTGGAAAGAGAAGGGATGGGTATGGACCAGGGTCCTCAGGAAATGATTGACAG GTACCTGTCCCTAGGAGAGCATGACCGGAAGCGCCTGGAGGATGATGAAGACCGCTTGCTGGCCACACTGTTACACAACCTCATCTCCTATATGCTCCTGATGAAG GTGAACAAGAACGACATCAGGAAGAAAGTACGGCGCCTAATGGGAAAGTCCCACATTGGGCTGGTATACAGCCAACAAATCAATGAGGTGCTTGATCAGCTGACGAACCTG AACGGGCGTGACCTCTCTATCCGCTCCAGCGGCAGCCGGCACATGAAGAAGCAGACATTTGTTGTGCATGCGGGGACGGACACAAATGGAGATATCTTTTTCATGGAA GTGTGTGATGACTGTGTGGTGTTACGCAGTAACATTGGGACTGTGTATGAGCGCTGGTGGTATGAGAAGCTCATCAACATGACCTACTGTCCCAAGACCAAGGTCTTGTGTTTGTGGCGTAGGAACGGCTCTGAGACCCAGCTCAACAAGTTCTATACCAAGAAG TGTCGAGAGCTGTACTACTGCGTGAAGGACAGCATGGAGCGGGCCGCTGCCAGACAACAGAGCATCAAGCCCG GACCTGAACTAGGTGGTGAGTTCCCTGTGCAGGACATGAAGACTGGAGAGGGTGGCTTGCTCCAAGTCACCCTGGAAGGGATCAATCTCAAGTTCATGCACAACCAG GTTTTCATAGAGCTGAATCACATTAAAAAGTGCAATACAGTTCGAGGCGTCTTTGTCCTGGAAGAATTTG TTCCTGAAATTAAAGAAGTGGTGAGCCACAAGTACAAGACACCAATG GCCCACGAGATCTGCTACTCTGTGTTGTGTCTCTTCTCATATGTGGCTGCAGTCCGTAGCAGCGAAGAAGAACTCCGAACCCCACCTCGGCCTGTCTCTAGCTGA